ACAATTACATCAGCCAGTAAGACTGTCCAGTGTTTAAAGCCAGGTCATGTTAGCAGTGATTAAAGTTCGCTAACTCATGGTTTTTAAAACAAGTGATCCCTGGAATTGAAAGCAGCCTGTAGTGTTTCCAAAACACGGTTTCGTGTAACGTGTCATCCTTGGCAAAAAAGCACTTGGCTCCCGGAAATAGAAACGGGACAGAATGTTTTACATATGCACGTGCACGTGGCAGTTCCTGTAGGGAGCTGGATGGAGCTTGATTCAGTGGTTGGGCTGCTCTGTTTGTACACCATCCTGCTCTTAAATGCTCAGTTTTTGGGAGAGCAGGCGCGTGACGCTTATGACCAGCAGCAGGACATGCATCGCCGGCAGCAGGGGCTCAGCCGGGGGCGGGGCTCTGCTAGCATCCCATGTGCCCATGCTGACGCAGGCTGTTCCGTGATTGGCTGCTTTATGAATGAAGGCTTGTGTTCCAGCTGGATCCCGCCCCCCTGCAGCGTGCTGATTCGCTGGTTCTCCGCTTCGGCCTTCACgcccaggaaggcagccagGTCCAGGTCGAGCGCAGTAGCGCCGCCGCGTGGCAAAGGTGTGTTCTGACGACACTGAGGGCAGGGAATCCACAGCTGCTGGGAATAGGGGTGCAGAGGGCAATAAGGACAGGGGTCAAGTTTGTGGAGTTTATGCTAGGATACTGGGATAGTAACCCTAGCATAAGGCTTCTTCGTTAAACCAGGCATACCTGTTCATTAATGACGGTGTCCAGTCGTCGCAGGCAAGCCTGGCAGAATGTATGCCCACAATACAGCTTGCGCGGAAGCCTCTCGCTTAGGTTGTAAGCACAATAGCAGATTATGCAATCCAACTTGCGGCTGTCTCGCGAAGGCTGCTCCCCCGgttccacactgccccctgctggtgcctCTGGCACAGACCCGTCCTCCTTTGACATCTTGTGCAGAGCGAGGAATGCAAATTTATCACACCATCTTCATCTGCTTAGACAGCAAACCTACACGACTGCTTTTGGAAGCGATTAAAACAAAGTCTTCTCTAGCTATAACGCAACTTCGGAGCTGTTACGTGTTGTGGGGAAATTCGGTGGCTGATCAAGCACCAGGCTAAGGAAACACGGTAGAGTAATCCTGTAAACAGAGACAGGTGGATCCGTTTTCTATCCGAGATGCAGGTAAGGATGAAACAGAGCAGATGGTGACCGGGGCCCGTGTTTGCGGCGATCAGCTCTTATCTGCAGCTGTTCTAAACCTTATTGCATCGTTCTTTAACGCGCTATAGACTGGGCCGCCTAGTTTGTCCTAATTTTCAATATTTATCACATTTTAAGTATGTCAATTACCCGCGATGAATTATTGATCTTGAGCAACACGGGATCgaattaaaactgaatattcACCTGGTTTATATTGTGAAGTCTGTAAActttaatgatgaacaagcTCGCAAAATTCTCTATAAATTCGAATTTTGTAGAAAGCAATCGCTTGGAAAATTAATGGATGGCAAATATTAGTTATTTTGCAGAAACAAACGCTAAACGTCATGTTTTTATAATAAGCTATAGCCTATATATGACTTAAAAGTATGTAGACCTACTGTGACTTTTTATATTAAACAATATCCTATATAAAGGAATACCGGgtaacaaaaaaagttaagcagcTCATACTAAAAAGGTATTCAGATTGTCTCACATCAATTAGTCGTACAATATATCTTAGAACCAaaacggtttttttttttttactgcagaaATATACTAACGGGTGTCACGGCGGCTCCTGATGCCGGACAT
This is a stretch of genomic DNA from Paramormyrops kingsleyae isolate MSU_618 chromosome 7, PKINGS_0.4, whole genome shotgun sequence. It encodes these proteins:
- the rnf224 gene encoding RING finger protein 224; this encodes MSKEDGSVPEAPAGGSVEPGEQPSRDSRKLDCIICYCAYNLSERLPRKLYCGHTFCQACLRRLDTVINEQLWIPCPQCRQNTPLPRGGATALDLDLAAFLGVKAEAENQRISTLQGGGIQLEHKPSFIKQPITEQPASAWAHGMLAEPRPRLSPCCRRCMSCCWS